A single region of the Pristis pectinata isolate sPriPec2 chromosome 23, sPriPec2.1.pri, whole genome shotgun sequence genome encodes:
- the LOC127582256 gene encoding uncharacterized protein LOC127582256 isoform X1 — translation MTSPRTRGPKLIETVTPRTNVGIFSSHALGVVDSEEVSSDKSEDSVYECTDSGEEEQNKVKLDDFQKQMIREHQEAVAKAEAQAGKINVIKERGRRKRIKISCDQLRDLLPKFEGRRNDMASVLEMTVKYLELVQALVPPQEQSRTLSVPESLYEKWQKPTKTEPTMSYSAQEGEKTRGRKMFPKGKKAPMKTHCSPQVAVAKKTALPGNIGVPQDLLQLSVPVIPEKQTMMPFTGSSEQNVTSPTSYLSDKWLPVLPSLFEDQSGQNLTSCKATAVQQKGFPGAIATQSANPSFTNPDPQDITEGGSTTLHTSEPFTTKYCSDTSLVTSALTMDPNGSNKSWISEAKPMEKSSFHIPDLDTLTAENLLGNWPEVEEPVTTDHQCAEETVTIDMNFLQQF, via the exons ATGACTTCTCCAAGAACAAGAGGCCCGAAGTTGATTGAAACCGTCACTCCTCGCACCAATGTGGGAATCTTCTCATCCCATGCTCTGGGTGTGGTGGATTCTGAGGAGGTTTCCTCTGACAAGTCTGAGGATTCCGTGTATGAATG TACTGACTCTGGTGAAGAAGAGCAGAACAAAGTTAAACTTGATGATTTCCAGAAGCAGATGATAAGGGAACATCAAGAAGCAGTGGCAAAAGCAGAAGCACAGGCTGGCAAAATAAATGTGATCAAAGAGCGAGGCAGAAG GAAACGGATTAAAATTAGCTGTGATCAGCTTCGTGATTTGCTGCCTAAATTTGAAGGTCGAAGAAATGATATGGCATCAGTGTTGGAGATGACTGTGAAATACCTGGAGCTAGTCCAAGCACTTGTCCCACCGCAGGAACAATCTAGA ACCTTGTCTGTACCTGAGAGTCTCTACGAAAAATGGCAGAAACCCACGAAGACTGAACCAACAATGTCATATTCTGCACAAGAGGGAGAGAAGACAAGGGGAAGAAAAATGTTCCCAAAAGG GAAGAAGGCCCCAATGAAAACTCATTGTTCACCACAAGTTGCAGTGGCCAAAAAGACAGCCTTACCTGGAAATATCGGCGTCCCCCAGGACTTGCTGCAATTGAGTGTCCCTGTCATCCCAG AAAAGCAAACAATGATGCCATTCACTGGCTCTTCTGAGCAGAATGTGACATCTCCAACCAGCTATCTCTCTGACAAGTGGCTTCCGGTGCTCCCCAGTTTGTTTGAAGACCAGTCTGGACAAAATCTTACAAGTTGTAAAGCTACTGCAGTTCAACAAAAAGG TTTTCCAGGGGCAATAGCAACTCAATCAGCCAATCCGTCTTTCACCAATCCAGACCCACAGGACATCACTGAAG GGGGAAGTACCACTCTCCACACCTCTGAACCATTTACCACTAAATACTGCT CTGACACAAGTTTGGTGACTTCTGCATTGACCATGGATCCAAATGGTTCCAATAAAAGTTGGATTTCGGAAGCAAAACCAATGGAAAAATCATCATTTCACATACCAGATTTGGATACCCTGACAGCTGAGAATTTGTTGGGAAACTGGCCAGAGGTGGAGGAACCCGTGACAACTGATCACCAGTGTGCTGAAGAAACTGTTACAATAGACATGAACTTTTTGCAACAATTTTAA
- the LOC127582256 gene encoding uncharacterized protein LOC127582256 isoform X3, with product MTSPRTRGPKLIETVTPRTNVGIFSSHALGVVDSEEVSSDKSEDSVYEWKRIKISCDQLRDLLPKFEGRRNDMASVLEMTVKYLELVQALVPPQEQSRTLSVPESLYEKWQKPTKTEPTMSYSAQEGEKTRGRKMFPKGKKAPMKTHCSPQVAVAKKTALPGNIGVPQDLLQLSVPVIPEKQTMMPFTGSSEQNVTSPTSYLSDKWLPVLPSLFEDQSGQNLTSCKATAVQQKGFPGAIATQSANPSFTNPDPQDITEGGSTTLHTSEPFTTKYCSDTSLVTSALTMDPNGSNKSWISEAKPMEKSSFHIPDLDTLTAENLLGNWPEVEEPVTTDHQCAEETVTIDMNFLQQF from the exons ATGACTTCTCCAAGAACAAGAGGCCCGAAGTTGATTGAAACCGTCACTCCTCGCACCAATGTGGGAATCTTCTCATCCCATGCTCTGGGTGTGGTGGATTCTGAGGAGGTTTCCTCTGACAAGTCTGAGGATTCCGTGTATGAATG GAAACGGATTAAAATTAGCTGTGATCAGCTTCGTGATTTGCTGCCTAAATTTGAAGGTCGAAGAAATGATATGGCATCAGTGTTGGAGATGACTGTGAAATACCTGGAGCTAGTCCAAGCACTTGTCCCACCGCAGGAACAATCTAGA ACCTTGTCTGTACCTGAGAGTCTCTACGAAAAATGGCAGAAACCCACGAAGACTGAACCAACAATGTCATATTCTGCACAAGAGGGAGAGAAGACAAGGGGAAGAAAAATGTTCCCAAAAGG GAAGAAGGCCCCAATGAAAACTCATTGTTCACCACAAGTTGCAGTGGCCAAAAAGACAGCCTTACCTGGAAATATCGGCGTCCCCCAGGACTTGCTGCAATTGAGTGTCCCTGTCATCCCAG AAAAGCAAACAATGATGCCATTCACTGGCTCTTCTGAGCAGAATGTGACATCTCCAACCAGCTATCTCTCTGACAAGTGGCTTCCGGTGCTCCCCAGTTTGTTTGAAGACCAGTCTGGACAAAATCTTACAAGTTGTAAAGCTACTGCAGTTCAACAAAAAGG TTTTCCAGGGGCAATAGCAACTCAATCAGCCAATCCGTCTTTCACCAATCCAGACCCACAGGACATCACTGAAG GGGGAAGTACCACTCTCCACACCTCTGAACCATTTACCACTAAATACTGCT CTGACACAAGTTTGGTGACTTCTGCATTGACCATGGATCCAAATGGTTCCAATAAAAGTTGGATTTCGGAAGCAAAACCAATGGAAAAATCATCATTTCACATACCAGATTTGGATACCCTGACAGCTGAGAATTTGTTGGGAAACTGGCCAGAGGTGGAGGAACCCGTGACAACTGATCACCAGTGTGCTGAAGAAACTGTTACAATAGACATGAACTTTTTGCAACAATTTTAA
- the LOC127582256 gene encoding uncharacterized protein LOC127582256 isoform X2, with product MTSPRTRGPKLIETVTPRTNVGIFSSHALGVVDSEEVSSDKSEDSVYECTDSGEEEQNKVKLDDFQKQMIREHQEAVAKAEAQAGKINVIKERGRRKRIKISCDQLRDLLPKFEGRRNDMASVLEMTVKYLELVQALVPPQEQSRTLSVPESLYEKWQKPTKTEPTMSYSAQEGEKTRGRKMFPKGKKAPMKTHCSPQVAVAKKTALPGNIGVPQDLLQLSVPVIPEKQTMMPFTGSSEQNVTSPTSYLSDKWLPVLPSLFEDQSGQNLTSCKATAVQQKGFPGAIATQSANPSFTNPDPQDITEADTSLVTSALTMDPNGSNKSWISEAKPMEKSSFHIPDLDTLTAENLLGNWPEVEEPVTTDHQCAEETVTIDMNFLQQF from the exons ATGACTTCTCCAAGAACAAGAGGCCCGAAGTTGATTGAAACCGTCACTCCTCGCACCAATGTGGGAATCTTCTCATCCCATGCTCTGGGTGTGGTGGATTCTGAGGAGGTTTCCTCTGACAAGTCTGAGGATTCCGTGTATGAATG TACTGACTCTGGTGAAGAAGAGCAGAACAAAGTTAAACTTGATGATTTCCAGAAGCAGATGATAAGGGAACATCAAGAAGCAGTGGCAAAAGCAGAAGCACAGGCTGGCAAAATAAATGTGATCAAAGAGCGAGGCAGAAG GAAACGGATTAAAATTAGCTGTGATCAGCTTCGTGATTTGCTGCCTAAATTTGAAGGTCGAAGAAATGATATGGCATCAGTGTTGGAGATGACTGTGAAATACCTGGAGCTAGTCCAAGCACTTGTCCCACCGCAGGAACAATCTAGA ACCTTGTCTGTACCTGAGAGTCTCTACGAAAAATGGCAGAAACCCACGAAGACTGAACCAACAATGTCATATTCTGCACAAGAGGGAGAGAAGACAAGGGGAAGAAAAATGTTCCCAAAAGG GAAGAAGGCCCCAATGAAAACTCATTGTTCACCACAAGTTGCAGTGGCCAAAAAGACAGCCTTACCTGGAAATATCGGCGTCCCCCAGGACTTGCTGCAATTGAGTGTCCCTGTCATCCCAG AAAAGCAAACAATGATGCCATTCACTGGCTCTTCTGAGCAGAATGTGACATCTCCAACCAGCTATCTCTCTGACAAGTGGCTTCCGGTGCTCCCCAGTTTGTTTGAAGACCAGTCTGGACAAAATCTTACAAGTTGTAAAGCTACTGCAGTTCAACAAAAAGG TTTTCCAGGGGCAATAGCAACTCAATCAGCCAATCCGTCTTTCACCAATCCAGACCCACAGGACATCACTGAAG CTGACACAAGTTTGGTGACTTCTGCATTGACCATGGATCCAAATGGTTCCAATAAAAGTTGGATTTCGGAAGCAAAACCAATGGAAAAATCATCATTTCACATACCAGATTTGGATACCCTGACAGCTGAGAATTTGTTGGGAAACTGGCCAGAGGTGGAGGAACCCGTGACAACTGATCACCAGTGTGCTGAAGAAACTGTTACAATAGACATGAACTTTTTGCAACAATTTTAA
- the LOC127582256 gene encoding uncharacterized protein LOC127582256 isoform X4 → MTSPRTRGPKLIETVTPRTNVGIFSSHALGVVDSEEVSSDKSEDSVYECTDSGEEEQNKVKLDDFQKQMIREHQEAVAKAEAQAGKINVIKERGRRKRIKISCDQLRDLLPKFEGRRNDMASVLEMTVKYLELVQALVPPQEQSRTLSVPESLYEKWQKPTKTEPTMSYSAQEGEKTRGRKMFPKGKKAPMKTHCSPQVAVAKKTALPGNIGVPQDLLQLSVPVIPEKQTMMPFTGSSEQNVTSPTSYLSDKWLPVLPSLFEDQSGQNLTSCKATAVQQKGFPGAIATQSANPSFTNPDPQDITEVLTRLTFPQGEVPLSTPLNHLPLNTALTQVW, encoded by the exons ATGACTTCTCCAAGAACAAGAGGCCCGAAGTTGATTGAAACCGTCACTCCTCGCACCAATGTGGGAATCTTCTCATCCCATGCTCTGGGTGTGGTGGATTCTGAGGAGGTTTCCTCTGACAAGTCTGAGGATTCCGTGTATGAATG TACTGACTCTGGTGAAGAAGAGCAGAACAAAGTTAAACTTGATGATTTCCAGAAGCAGATGATAAGGGAACATCAAGAAGCAGTGGCAAAAGCAGAAGCACAGGCTGGCAAAATAAATGTGATCAAAGAGCGAGGCAGAAG GAAACGGATTAAAATTAGCTGTGATCAGCTTCGTGATTTGCTGCCTAAATTTGAAGGTCGAAGAAATGATATGGCATCAGTGTTGGAGATGACTGTGAAATACCTGGAGCTAGTCCAAGCACTTGTCCCACCGCAGGAACAATCTAGA ACCTTGTCTGTACCTGAGAGTCTCTACGAAAAATGGCAGAAACCCACGAAGACTGAACCAACAATGTCATATTCTGCACAAGAGGGAGAGAAGACAAGGGGAAGAAAAATGTTCCCAAAAGG GAAGAAGGCCCCAATGAAAACTCATTGTTCACCACAAGTTGCAGTGGCCAAAAAGACAGCCTTACCTGGAAATATCGGCGTCCCCCAGGACTTGCTGCAATTGAGTGTCCCTGTCATCCCAG AAAAGCAAACAATGATGCCATTCACTGGCTCTTCTGAGCAGAATGTGACATCTCCAACCAGCTATCTCTCTGACAAGTGGCTTCCGGTGCTCCCCAGTTTGTTTGAAGACCAGTCTGGACAAAATCTTACAAGTTGTAAAGCTACTGCAGTTCAACAAAAAGG TTTTCCAGGGGCAATAGCAACTCAATCAGCCAATCCGTCTTTCACCAATCCAGACCCACAGGACATCACTGAAG TTCTGACTCGGTTAACCTTTCCCCAGGGGGAAGTACCACTCTCCACACCTCTGAACCATTTACCACTAAATACTGCT CTGACACAAGTTTGGTGA